The following coding sequences are from one Augochlora pura isolate Apur16 chromosome 6, APUR_v2.2.1, whole genome shotgun sequence window:
- the LOC144471318 gene encoding endoplasmic reticulum metallopeptidase 1, protein MRDGIRLRQHASRRASGEALYEDRVSSKRKEVLPNETQHLLFLFTFFLFVSIVIIAFEKKLPEPITISKEGLYPERFIAERARNHLEQLTSIGPRIVGSYENEVLAIKYLTDIINNIVKDSNENHKVLVNVTKHSGAFPLKFLDGMTNVYKNVQNIIVKIGPHRPTHSSVLLNCHFDTFPDSPGGSDDGAGCAVMLEILRVIAHSSKLLKHNIIFLFNGAEENLMQASHGFITQHAWAKEIRAFVNLEACGAGGRELLFQAGPDSSWLLQVYSKSVPYPYTSSLAQEIFESGIIPGDTDFRIFRDFGNVSGLDFAWSTNGYVYHTKFDNIDQIPLGSLQRTGDNILALLQGIVMDNNLSEAIQDNPGNLVFFDFLGAFVIRWPQHVSSTINVISIIAGVYSIYLNAQSARRDVKKIIYFKHILLCSGAIIVSWLVSIISCTMIAIVLTKLGKVMSWYARPAWLFFLYVCPTIFVSMMFFLYVGLRQKKEVKTAWTLFQIYCDAYSIIWMLVLFFCVVFEIRSGFIPLHWVVFPTVGNLLRYHFFNKWRGWKWLFYYLATIFVPYMQSFYLVIGALYLFIPIMGRSGSSINSEVVMANTLSILSCLLLSFTLPIVLLIKNAERILSVLIGIFFLTIGVLILTPLGFPYSGDPSSLAPERFMIAHAQRQYYDVNGNLRYSGTGYWIADLDMNSPHSVEAMVPEIGAATPTVKDCERELYCGLPYFMPVTTFLWKTSWIPGPAPLINIPTKLDLISKSTRQNTVTFTFNITGPDHISIILSPYKGVRLERWSILEGKPLQGPKWNDRETYFVYYSCASDCTPYTFTVELNVPHTQTAPCLTVALGGNFLHGEHQKSLRFKRFLAQFPQWTVVTSWTATYTSWQF, encoded by the exons ATg AGAGATGGAATAAGGCTTCGACAGCATGCTTCGAGAAGAGCGTCTGGAGAAGCTCTATATGAGGACAGAGTTTCCTCAAAAAGAAAGGAAGTACTGCCAAATGAAACTCAGCatttgctttttctttttacattttttctttttgtatcaATTGTTATAATCGCATTTGAGAAGAAACTACCGGAACCGATAACTATAAGCAAGGAAGGATTGTACCCTGAGAGGTTCATAGCAGAGAGAGCACGTAATCATCTTGAACAGCTTACATCCATTGGCCCACGAATTGTTGGAAGCTATGAGAATGAAGTGTtggcaattaaatatttaacagacattatcaataatatagtTAAAGACTCCAATGAAAATCATAAGGTTCTAGTTAATGTAACCAAACATAGCGGAGCTTTCCCATTAAAGTTCCTTGATGGAATgacaaatgtttataaaaatgttcaaaatatcATTGTTAAGATTGGACCCCATAGGCCTACGCATAGCAGTGTACTATTAAATTGTCATTTTGATACTTTCCCCGATAGTCCTG GTGGATCTGATGATGGAGCTGGTTGTGCTGTGATGTTAGAAATTTTACGAGTAATTGCTCATAgttcaaaattgttaaagcataatattatatttctatttaatggCGCTGAAGAAAATTTGATGCAG GCTTCTCATGGTTTTATAACGCAACATGCCTGGGCCAAGGAAATACGTGCTTTCGTAAATTTAGAGGCCTGCGGAGCTGGCGGTCGTGAATTACTATTTCAGGCTGGACCTGACAGCTCCTGGTTGCTTCAA GTGTATTCGAAATCGGTTCCCTATCCATACACTTCATCCTTAGCTCAGGAAATTTTCGAAAGTGGTATTATACCTGGTGATACTGATTTCCGAATATTCAGGGATTTCGGAAATGTTTCTG GTCTGGATTTCGCTTGGTCAACCAATGGCTATGTGTACCATACGAAATTCGACAACATTGATCAAATACCATTGGGGTCCTTGCAAAGGACTGGGGATAATATCCTTGCTCTGTTACAAGGAATAGTAatggataataatttatctgaaGCGATTCAGGACAATCCTGGGAATCTTGTGTTCTTTGATTTCTTAGGTGCATTTGTTATTAGATGGCCACAACATGTGTCTAGtacaattaatgttattagtaTAATTGCTGgagtatattctatatatctAAATGCACAAAGCGCGCGGAGAG atgtaaagaaaattatatatttcaaacacATATTGCTTTGTAGTGGAGCAATAATTGTATCATGGTTGGTATCTATAATTTCATGCACAATGATTGCAATTGTTCTTACCAAGCTTGGCAAAGTAATGAGTTGGTATGCGAGACCAGCCTGGTTGTTCTTCTTGTACGTATGTCCAACCATCTTTGTATCAATGATGTTCTTCTTATATGTTGGATTGCGGCAAAAGAAG gaaGTCAAGACAGCATGGACATTATTCCAAATATATTGCGATGCATATTCTATTATATGGATGCTAGTCCTGTTTTTCTGCGTTGTATTTGAGATACGGTCGGGTTTCATACCCTTACATTGGGTTGTATTCCCGACGGTTGGAAATTTGCTAcgatatcatttttttaataaatggagag GCTGGAAGTGGCTCTTCTATTACTTAGCTACAATATTTGTACCTTATATGCAATCATTTTACTTAGTGATTGGTGCTCTATATCTCTTTATTCCTATAATGGGACGGTCTGGTAGCAGCATAAATTCTGAAGTTGTCATGGCTAACACATTATCTATACTCTCTTGCCTGCTGCTTAGTTTCACG TTACCGATAGTacttttgattaaaaatgcaGAGCGGATTCTAAGCGTATtgattggaatattttttttaactattgGAGTGTTAATTTTAACTCCTCTTGGTTTTCCCTACAGTGGTGATCCATCGTCACTGGCACCGGAACGTTTTATGATCGCG CATGCACAAAGACAATATTATGACGTCAATGGTAACTTGCGATATTCTGGAACTGGGTATTGGATAGCTGATCTAGATATGAACAGTCCACATAGCGTCGAAGCTATGGTGCCTGAAATTGGTGCGGCAACACCAACAGTGAAAGATTGCGAACGCGAATTATACTGTGGTCTACCATACTTTATGCCTGTCACAACTTTCTTATG GAAAACAAGTTGGATTCCAGGACCTGCACCACTCATCAACATTCCCACAAAACTGGACCTTATTTCAAAATCTACACGACAAAATACTGTCACTTTTACGTTCAACATTACAg gcCCTGATCATATAAGCATAATTTTGTCACCGTACAAAGGTGTTCGTTTGGAAAGGTGGTCTATTTTAGAAGGAAAACCATTGCAAGGGCCTAAATGGAACGACAGGGAAacgtattttgtttattattcttGTGCCTCCGATTGTACTCCTTACACGTTCACCGTCGAATTAAAT GTTCCCCATACACAAACGGCACCATGTTTAACTGTGGCTTTGGGTGGTAATTTTCTGCACGGTGAGCATCAGAAGTCTTTGAGATTTAAAC
- the LOC144470684 gene encoding trimeric intracellular cation channel type 1B.1: protein MDPEAFLDMANQVIKLKMYPYFDIAHSVLCALHVREDLGPGAQAFSRKHPLSCWLSTMLVTFAGGMLCNGLLGEPILAPLKNTPQVLVATIVWYVIFYTPFDIGYKVAKFLPVKLVCAILKETYRCKKVYDGVTHAGKLYPNAYLIMIIIGTLKGNAAGFTKLFERLIRGVWTPTAMELMQPSFPTKASMVASIIFVLDKKTDLISAPHALVYFGIVIFFVYFKLSSILLGIHDPFVPFENLFCALFLGGIWDSLAKFLGRGQAKDEKADAKKKD from the exons ATGGATCCCGAAGCATTCCTGGATATGGCCAATCAGgtcattaaattgaaaatgtaccCGTACTTCGACATCGCACACAGTGTACTCTGTGCGCTACACGTCAGAGAGGATTTAGGACCCG GTGCCCAAGCGTTCTCCAGAAAACATCCTCTATCATGCTGGCTTTCAACAATGTTGGTGACATTCGCAGGTGGTATGCTATGCAATGGACTCTTGGGGGAACCGATACTTGCacctttaaaaaatacacCACAAGTTCTAGTTGCAACCATTGTTTG GTATGTGATATTTTATACGCCATTTGATATTGGATACAAAGTAGCCAAATTTCTACCAGTAAAACTTGTATGTGCAATTCTGAAAGAAACATATAG GTGTAAAAAGGTATACGATGGAGTAACCCATGCAGGAAAACTTTATCCAAATGCATATCTCATCATGATTATAATTGGAACACTTAAAG GCAATGCTGCAGGCTTTACGAAACTATTTGAGCGTCTCATACGAGGTGTATGGACTCCAACTGCCATGGAACTAATGCAGCCAAGCTT cCCTACAAAAGCTTCAATGGTTGCATCGATCATCTTTGTGCTAGATAAAAAGACTGATCTCATTTCTGCACCTCATGCATTGGTTTACTTCGGCATCGTTATCTTCTTTGTGTACTTCAAG TTATCATCCATTTTACTCGGTATTCACGATCCGTTCGTACCCTTCGAAAATTTGTTCTGCGCGCTGTTCCTTGGAGGAATTTGGGATTCGTTAGCCAAATTTCTGGGCCGAGGCCAAGCTAAAGACGAGAAAGCAGATGCCAAGAAAAAGGACTAA
- the LOC144470681 gene encoding uncharacterized protein LOC144470681 isoform X2 yields MSRWNEKLIMKFLKVYKQHPCLWNPYDKRYYNCKEKNEALQRIIDDLCVPGFTITDYLQQIKLIREKYKKEQLRTIKGLQLHKQYKSPVPWYNIVANMLMKVISDEERTNSVVAAKTVPPDTSVLKSLSSDNIRYTNRKEDKTRIQPCMNATCDMVARRSRSARSSIKYIPSKTTTVRSSTRTKYVLCPQARITSKTRNGDELSNRKPKKTFNLKLSDCPKTPSNSANSITTDSTKASTEKYEPPFLKCPLCGWENLQQERMQEQRTIIPCANYNIESPDLKHAPCSGCIKDATHHFIYPKTYTDNSGDFVKNLSKSTPPKMLALDTETQTTESPQTQVMQLDPSVKTTLGGGAIEACTRFKIILPDSKKNLEMHTTGTQSVCQCTQGIQCLQPQLCTEGTQLSLELKKNAHTSTVTFKERGTQCTICVPQERRCSAFIQTIRQNSVQTMTRSSSLERMKDVGTSSSVHRIHSSDSVTLVSYKSVGTGGECVLPLRAKSHGSLKRCLQQKDYKEVAVGENTCPRNMSELMKDPTVNTVLQQFLCKILSPKINRVSRCIKSQTDYEQKKYSIGCATDATEMVKRIKDYAFTAFGVCLSKDESIQTSINAETPSVCVNKLTMTKEGPYKPINQSTGVQEDRSNRASAFKEIKKPVADKEVCTCCEYKDIGTDGSLLRTCDMGIQNGLDNSVCFNKVETDKHLRSTVGTQKRDPILVRVIKCTDAQTIKKTDKETLTDKRVEACGRSTCVPYTVCISPRKEEPKHQVNRNYREQLCMSHCDDTCKGKPYSDKDWTDVTNVDEFNIHNSKIPLCSYPTRRCTFARSN; encoded by the exons ATGTCCAGATGgaatgagaaattaataatgaaattcttgAAAGTATATAAGCAACACCCATGTCTCTGGAACCCTTATGATAAACGCTATTACAACTGCAAGGAAAAGAATGAAGCGTTACAGAGGATTATTGATGACCTCTGTGTGCCTGGTTTTACTATAACTGACTATTTGCAACAGATCAAGCTGATAAGAGAAAA ATATAAGAAGGAACAGTTGCGAACGATTAAAGGACTGCAATTGCATAAGCAATACAAATCACCAGTCCCATGGTATAATATTGTGGCAAACATGTTAATGAAAGTGATCAGTGACGAGGAGAGAACGAATAGTGTCGTAGCTGCAAAAACTGTGCCTCCAGACACATCCGTTTTGAAATCATTAAGCAGTGATAACATTCGTTACACTAACAGAAAAGAAGATAAAACGAGGATTCAACCATGCATGAATGCAACTTGTGATATGGTCGCAAGAAGAAGCAGATCAGCTCGATCAAGTATTAAGTACATACCTAGCAAAACCACTACAGTTCGTTCAAGTACACGGACAAAGTATGTTCTTTGTCCTCAAGCAAGGATCACGTCAAAGACTCGAAATGGAGACGAACTTTCTAATCGTAAACCTAAGAAAACCTTTAATTTGAAACTGTCAG ATTGTCCTAAGACTCCATCTAACTCGGCAAATTCAATAACTACTGATTCGACAAAAGCAAGTACCGAAAAGTACGAGCCACCGTTTCTAAAGTGTCCCCTGTGTGGCTGGGAGAACCTGCAGCAGGAACGTATGCAAGAACAGAGAACTATTATTCCCTGTGCCAATTATAACATTGAATCGCCTGATTTGAAACATGCACCATGTAGTGGTTGCATTAAAG ATGCGACACATCACTTCATTTATCCGAAAACGTACACAGATAATTCTGGAGATTTTGTAAAAAACTTGTCCAAATCAACACCACCCAAAATGTTGGCATTAGACACAGAAACGCAGACTACAGAGTCTCCTCAGACGCAAGTAATGCAACTTGATCCTTCAGTGAAGACTACATTGGGAGGTGGTGCTATAGAAGCTTGCACTCGATTCAAAATCATTCTGCCAGACTCcaagaaaaatttagaaatgcACACAACAGGAACGCAGAGTGTTTGTCAATGTACTCAAGGAATTCAGTGTCTGCAACCACAATTGTGCACAGAAGGCACACAATTGTCTCttgaattaaagaaaaatgcgCACACTAGCACAGTAACGTTTAAGGAAAGGGGCACTCAGTGTACAATATGCGTGCCACAAGAAAGAAGGTGCAGTGCATTCATTCAAACTATTAGGCAAAATTCAGTTCAAACCATGACTCGCTCTTCTTCTTTGGAAAGAATGAAGGATGTTGGAACATCATCGTCTGTTCATAGAATTCATAGCAGCGATTCTGTAACTCTTGTAAGTTACAAGAGCGTTGGTACAGGTGGAGAATGTGTACTCCCATTGCGGGCTAAATCTCATGGATCTTTAAAGCGTTGCCTTCAACAAAAGGATTATAAAGAAGTTGCAGTAGGAGAAA ACACATGTCCACGTAACATGTCCGAATTGATGAAAGATCCTACAGTAAACACAGTACTGCAACAATTTCTATGCAAGATATTGTCACCCAAGATAAACCGTGTGTCACGTTGCATAAAGTCCCAAACCGATT atgaacaaaaaaaatacagcATTGGCTGCGCAACTGATGCAACTGAGATGGTGAAGAGAATTAAAGACTATGCATTCACAGCTTTTGGAGTGTGTCTTTCCAAAGACGAGTCCATACAAACCTCGATTAACGCGGAAACACCTAGCGTCtgcgtaaataaattaaccatGACCAAAGAGGGTCCGTATAAGCCGATTAATCAATCTACAGGTGTTCAGGAAGATAGAAGCAATCGAGCATCCGCattcaaagaaataaagaaaccgGTTGCTGACAAAGAAGTTTGCACCTGTTGCGAGTACAAAGACATTGGTACTGATGGATCATTGTTACGAACTTGCGACATGGGTATTCAGAATGGTTTGGATAATTCTGTTTGTTTCAATAAAGTAGAAACAGATAAACACTTGAGAAGTACTGTTGGTACACAAAAGCGAGATCCTATATTAGTCAGAGTGATAAAGTGTACTGATGCTCAAACAATAAAGAAGACTGATAAAGAAACGTTAACTGATAAACGTGTAGAAGCATGCGGTAGATCTACTTGTGTGCCGTATACAGTTTGTATATCTCCACGTAAGGAAGAACCTAAACACCAAGTTAATCGTAATTATCGTGAACAATTGTGTATGAGCCATTGTGATGATACCTGTAAAGGCAAACCATATTCTGATAAGGATTGGACTGACGTAACAAATGttgatgaatttaatattcataactCTAAAATTCCATTGTGCTCATACCCGACACGCAGATGTACTTTTGCGAGAAGCAACTAA
- the LOC144470681 gene encoding uncharacterized protein LOC144470681 isoform X1 — protein MSRWNEKLIMKFLKVYKQHPCLWNPYDKRYYNCKEKNEALQRIIDDLCVPGFTITDYLQQIKLIREKYKKEQLRTIKGLQLHKQYKSPVPWYNIVANMLMKVISDEERTNSVVAAKTVPPDTSVLKSLSSDNIRYTNRKEDKTRIQPCMNATCDMVARRSRSARSSIKYIPSKTTTVRSSTRTKYVLCPQARITSKTRNGDELSNRKPKKTFNLKLSDCPKTPSNSANSITTDSTKASTEKYEPPFLKCPLCGWENLQQERMQEQRTIIPCANYNIESPDLKHAPCSGCIKDATHHFIYPKTYTDNSGDFVKNLSKSTPPKMLALDTETQTTESPQTQVMQLDPSVKTTLGGGAIEACTRFKIILPDSKKNLEMHTTGTQSVCQCTQGIQCLQPQLCTEGTQLSLELKKNAHTSTVTFKERGTQCTICVPQERRCSAFIQTIRQNSVQTMTRSSSLERMKDVGTSSSVHRIHSSDSVTLVSYKSVGTGGECVLPLRAKSHGSLKRCLQQKDYKEVAVGETTIKSCNADTCPRNMSELMKDPTVNTVLQQFLCKILSPKINRVSRCIKSQTDYEQKKYSIGCATDATEMVKRIKDYAFTAFGVCLSKDESIQTSINAETPSVCVNKLTMTKEGPYKPINQSTGVQEDRSNRASAFKEIKKPVADKEVCTCCEYKDIGTDGSLLRTCDMGIQNGLDNSVCFNKVETDKHLRSTVGTQKRDPILVRVIKCTDAQTIKKTDKETLTDKRVEACGRSTCVPYTVCISPRKEEPKHQVNRNYREQLCMSHCDDTCKGKPYSDKDWTDVTNVDEFNIHNSKIPLCSYPTRRCTFARSN, from the exons ATGTCCAGATGgaatgagaaattaataatgaaattcttgAAAGTATATAAGCAACACCCATGTCTCTGGAACCCTTATGATAAACGCTATTACAACTGCAAGGAAAAGAATGAAGCGTTACAGAGGATTATTGATGACCTCTGTGTGCCTGGTTTTACTATAACTGACTATTTGCAACAGATCAAGCTGATAAGAGAAAA ATATAAGAAGGAACAGTTGCGAACGATTAAAGGACTGCAATTGCATAAGCAATACAAATCACCAGTCCCATGGTATAATATTGTGGCAAACATGTTAATGAAAGTGATCAGTGACGAGGAGAGAACGAATAGTGTCGTAGCTGCAAAAACTGTGCCTCCAGACACATCCGTTTTGAAATCATTAAGCAGTGATAACATTCGTTACACTAACAGAAAAGAAGATAAAACGAGGATTCAACCATGCATGAATGCAACTTGTGATATGGTCGCAAGAAGAAGCAGATCAGCTCGATCAAGTATTAAGTACATACCTAGCAAAACCACTACAGTTCGTTCAAGTACACGGACAAAGTATGTTCTTTGTCCTCAAGCAAGGATCACGTCAAAGACTCGAAATGGAGACGAACTTTCTAATCGTAAACCTAAGAAAACCTTTAATTTGAAACTGTCAG ATTGTCCTAAGACTCCATCTAACTCGGCAAATTCAATAACTACTGATTCGACAAAAGCAAGTACCGAAAAGTACGAGCCACCGTTTCTAAAGTGTCCCCTGTGTGGCTGGGAGAACCTGCAGCAGGAACGTATGCAAGAACAGAGAACTATTATTCCCTGTGCCAATTATAACATTGAATCGCCTGATTTGAAACATGCACCATGTAGTGGTTGCATTAAAG ATGCGACACATCACTTCATTTATCCGAAAACGTACACAGATAATTCTGGAGATTTTGTAAAAAACTTGTCCAAATCAACACCACCCAAAATGTTGGCATTAGACACAGAAACGCAGACTACAGAGTCTCCTCAGACGCAAGTAATGCAACTTGATCCTTCAGTGAAGACTACATTGGGAGGTGGTGCTATAGAAGCTTGCACTCGATTCAAAATCATTCTGCCAGACTCcaagaaaaatttagaaatgcACACAACAGGAACGCAGAGTGTTTGTCAATGTACTCAAGGAATTCAGTGTCTGCAACCACAATTGTGCACAGAAGGCACACAATTGTCTCttgaattaaagaaaaatgcgCACACTAGCACAGTAACGTTTAAGGAAAGGGGCACTCAGTGTACAATATGCGTGCCACAAGAAAGAAGGTGCAGTGCATTCATTCAAACTATTAGGCAAAATTCAGTTCAAACCATGACTCGCTCTTCTTCTTTGGAAAGAATGAAGGATGTTGGAACATCATCGTCTGTTCATAGAATTCATAGCAGCGATTCTGTAACTCTTGTAAGTTACAAGAGCGTTGGTACAGGTGGAGAATGTGTACTCCCATTGCGGGCTAAATCTCATGGATCTTTAAAGCGTTGCCTTCAACAAAAGGATTATAAAGAAGTTGCAGTAGGAGAAA CTACAATAAAATCGTGCAATGCAGACACATGTCCACGTAACATGTCCGAATTGATGAAAGATCCTACAGTAAACACAGTACTGCAACAATTTCTATGCAAGATATTGTCACCCAAGATAAACCGTGTGTCACGTTGCATAAAGTCCCAAACCGATT atgaacaaaaaaaatacagcATTGGCTGCGCAACTGATGCAACTGAGATGGTGAAGAGAATTAAAGACTATGCATTCACAGCTTTTGGAGTGTGTCTTTCCAAAGACGAGTCCATACAAACCTCGATTAACGCGGAAACACCTAGCGTCtgcgtaaataaattaaccatGACCAAAGAGGGTCCGTATAAGCCGATTAATCAATCTACAGGTGTTCAGGAAGATAGAAGCAATCGAGCATCCGCattcaaagaaataaagaaaccgGTTGCTGACAAAGAAGTTTGCACCTGTTGCGAGTACAAAGACATTGGTACTGATGGATCATTGTTACGAACTTGCGACATGGGTATTCAGAATGGTTTGGATAATTCTGTTTGTTTCAATAAAGTAGAAACAGATAAACACTTGAGAAGTACTGTTGGTACACAAAAGCGAGATCCTATATTAGTCAGAGTGATAAAGTGTACTGATGCTCAAACAATAAAGAAGACTGATAAAGAAACGTTAACTGATAAACGTGTAGAAGCATGCGGTAGATCTACTTGTGTGCCGTATACAGTTTGTATATCTCCACGTAAGGAAGAACCTAAACACCAAGTTAATCGTAATTATCGTGAACAATTGTGTATGAGCCATTGTGATGATACCTGTAAAGGCAAACCATATTCTGATAAGGATTGGACTGACGTAACAAATGttgatgaatttaatattcataactCTAAAATTCCATTGTGCTCATACCCGACACGCAGATGTACTTTTGCGAGAAGCAACTAA
- the LOC144470681 gene encoding uncharacterized protein LOC144470681 isoform X3 — translation MLMKVISDEERTNSVVAAKTVPPDTSVLKSLSSDNIRYTNRKEDKTRIQPCMNATCDMVARRSRSARSSIKYIPSKTTTVRSSTRTKYVLCPQARITSKTRNGDELSNRKPKKTFNLKLSDCPKTPSNSANSITTDSTKASTEKYEPPFLKCPLCGWENLQQERMQEQRTIIPCANYNIESPDLKHAPCSGCIKDATHHFIYPKTYTDNSGDFVKNLSKSTPPKMLALDTETQTTESPQTQVMQLDPSVKTTLGGGAIEACTRFKIILPDSKKNLEMHTTGTQSVCQCTQGIQCLQPQLCTEGTQLSLELKKNAHTSTVTFKERGTQCTICVPQERRCSAFIQTIRQNSVQTMTRSSSLERMKDVGTSSSVHRIHSSDSVTLVSYKSVGTGGECVLPLRAKSHGSLKRCLQQKDYKEVAVGETTIKSCNADTCPRNMSELMKDPTVNTVLQQFLCKILSPKINRVSRCIKSQTDYEQKKYSIGCATDATEMVKRIKDYAFTAFGVCLSKDESIQTSINAETPSVCVNKLTMTKEGPYKPINQSTGVQEDRSNRASAFKEIKKPVADKEVCTCCEYKDIGTDGSLLRTCDMGIQNGLDNSVCFNKVETDKHLRSTVGTQKRDPILVRVIKCTDAQTIKKTDKETLTDKRVEACGRSTCVPYTVCISPRKEEPKHQVNRNYREQLCMSHCDDTCKGKPYSDKDWTDVTNVDEFNIHNSKIPLCSYPTRRCTFARSN, via the exons ATGTTAATGAAAGTGATCAGTGACGAGGAGAGAACGAATAGTGTCGTAGCTGCAAAAACTGTGCCTCCAGACACATCCGTTTTGAAATCATTAAGCAGTGATAACATTCGTTACACTAACAGAAAAGAAGATAAAACGAGGATTCAACCATGCATGAATGCAACTTGTGATATGGTCGCAAGAAGAAGCAGATCAGCTCGATCAAGTATTAAGTACATACCTAGCAAAACCACTACAGTTCGTTCAAGTACACGGACAAAGTATGTTCTTTGTCCTCAAGCAAGGATCACGTCAAAGACTCGAAATGGAGACGAACTTTCTAATCGTAAACCTAAGAAAACCTTTAATTTGAAACTGTCAG ATTGTCCTAAGACTCCATCTAACTCGGCAAATTCAATAACTACTGATTCGACAAAAGCAAGTACCGAAAAGTACGAGCCACCGTTTCTAAAGTGTCCCCTGTGTGGCTGGGAGAACCTGCAGCAGGAACGTATGCAAGAACAGAGAACTATTATTCCCTGTGCCAATTATAACATTGAATCGCCTGATTTGAAACATGCACCATGTAGTGGTTGCATTAAAG ATGCGACACATCACTTCATTTATCCGAAAACGTACACAGATAATTCTGGAGATTTTGTAAAAAACTTGTCCAAATCAACACCACCCAAAATGTTGGCATTAGACACAGAAACGCAGACTACAGAGTCTCCTCAGACGCAAGTAATGCAACTTGATCCTTCAGTGAAGACTACATTGGGAGGTGGTGCTATAGAAGCTTGCACTCGATTCAAAATCATTCTGCCAGACTCcaagaaaaatttagaaatgcACACAACAGGAACGCAGAGTGTTTGTCAATGTACTCAAGGAATTCAGTGTCTGCAACCACAATTGTGCACAGAAGGCACACAATTGTCTCttgaattaaagaaaaatgcgCACACTAGCACAGTAACGTTTAAGGAAAGGGGCACTCAGTGTACAATATGCGTGCCACAAGAAAGAAGGTGCAGTGCATTCATTCAAACTATTAGGCAAAATTCAGTTCAAACCATGACTCGCTCTTCTTCTTTGGAAAGAATGAAGGATGTTGGAACATCATCGTCTGTTCATAGAATTCATAGCAGCGATTCTGTAACTCTTGTAAGTTACAAGAGCGTTGGTACAGGTGGAGAATGTGTACTCCCATTGCGGGCTAAATCTCATGGATCTTTAAAGCGTTGCCTTCAACAAAAGGATTATAAAGAAGTTGCAGTAGGAGAAA CTACAATAAAATCGTGCAATGCAGACACATGTCCACGTAACATGTCCGAATTGATGAAAGATCCTACAGTAAACACAGTACTGCAACAATTTCTATGCAAGATATTGTCACCCAAGATAAACCGTGTGTCACGTTGCATAAAGTCCCAAACCGATT atgaacaaaaaaaatacagcATTGGCTGCGCAACTGATGCAACTGAGATGGTGAAGAGAATTAAAGACTATGCATTCACAGCTTTTGGAGTGTGTCTTTCCAAAGACGAGTCCATACAAACCTCGATTAACGCGGAAACACCTAGCGTCtgcgtaaataaattaaccatGACCAAAGAGGGTCCGTATAAGCCGATTAATCAATCTACAGGTGTTCAGGAAGATAGAAGCAATCGAGCATCCGCattcaaagaaataaagaaaccgGTTGCTGACAAAGAAGTTTGCACCTGTTGCGAGTACAAAGACATTGGTACTGATGGATCATTGTTACGAACTTGCGACATGGGTATTCAGAATGGTTTGGATAATTCTGTTTGTTTCAATAAAGTAGAAACAGATAAACACTTGAGAAGTACTGTTGGTACACAAAAGCGAGATCCTATATTAGTCAGAGTGATAAAGTGTACTGATGCTCAAACAATAAAGAAGACTGATAAAGAAACGTTAACTGATAAACGTGTAGAAGCATGCGGTAGATCTACTTGTGTGCCGTATACAGTTTGTATATCTCCACGTAAGGAAGAACCTAAACACCAAGTTAATCGTAATTATCGTGAACAATTGTGTATGAGCCATTGTGATGATACCTGTAAAGGCAAACCATATTCTGATAAGGATTGGACTGACGTAACAAATGttgatgaatttaatattcataactCTAAAATTCCATTGTGCTCATACCCGACACGCAGATGTACTTTTGCGAGAAGCAACTAA